From the genome of Scytonema hofmannii PCC 7110, one region includes:
- a CDS encoding class I SAM-dependent methyltransferase has translation MQNIINFHQDFNRFVEDSCRILPGMQLPISPLQYVLREKLVNQDGLWLEFGVASGHTLNLICEYRLQGTVYGFDSFEGLPSDWRPGLPKGAFKQPGLPQVKSNATLIKGLFEDTIPQFIAAHTQEYISLLHVDCDLYSSTKTIFRYLGEKLTEGSIIVFDELIGYPGFEEHELKAFYEFALASKKQFQWIGINGTQETQELSEYAQYGSMGEPWYTQNVPLKERVAVRVLS, from the coding sequence ATGCAGAACATTATTAATTTTCATCAGGACTTCAACAGATTCGTGGAAGATAGCTGTCGTATTCTTCCAGGAATGCAGTTGCCAATCTCACCTCTCCAATATGTCTTGCGGGAGAAGCTTGTTAATCAAGATGGTCTTTGGTTAGAGTTTGGTGTTGCTAGCGGACATACCCTCAATCTTATCTGTGAGTATCGGTTACAAGGAACTGTTTATGGATTTGACAGTTTTGAGGGATTACCATCTGATTGGCGTCCTGGATTACCTAAAGGCGCTTTTAAGCAACCAGGATTACCCCAGGTAAAAAGCAATGCGACTCTCATAAAAGGTCTTTTTGAAGATACTATTCCTCAATTTATCGCTGCTCACACCCAGGAGTATATATCTTTGTTGCACGTTGATTGCGATCTTTATTCATCAACTAAAACTATCTTCAGGTATTTAGGAGAAAAACTCACAGAAGGTTCAATAATCGTTTTCGACGAGCTGATTGGATATCCTGGATTTGAAGAACATGAGTTAAAGGCGTTTTACGAATTTGCTCTGGCTTCAAAGAAACAATTTCAATGGATTGGAATCAATGGAACTCAAGAAACGCAAGAACTATCTGAATACGCCCAATACGGATCGATGGGTGAACCCTGGTATACTCAAAATGTTCCACTTAAAGAGCGTGTTGCTGTCAGAGTCCTTTCTTAG
- a CDS encoding FGGY-family carbohydrate kinase produces MMNHNQLIIGIDSSTTACKAIAWNKEGKSIAEGRAQYPLLQPQANWYEQDAAQWWQSTCNAIKQLLLQVDKKRVEAVCITHQRETFVPVDREGKAVRNAIVWMDKRSRQQVNFLAKKIGAEKINQLTGKPNAMTPSITKIIWLTQHEPETITRTYKFLDVHGYLVYHLTNNFRTSLASADPMGVMDMQANTWADDLLTCLGLQQGQFSSLVQPGSIIGYVNESAAAATGLPSGLPVIAGAGDGQCAGLGANAVGNNRAYLNLGTAIVSGIQSSDYLVNPAFRTMYAPMPKSYFLETVLLGGVFTINWFIEKFARDLRDSNLNLSPEEILETAAAKLPPGSDGLMLVPYWNYVMNPYWDASASGITIGWTGTHGREHLYRAILEGIAFEQRLVGDAVMAAMDRRFSEYVVMGGGSQSNLWCQIVADITDVPVVRSTTTEATCLGAGILASVAVGWYPDLHIAAESMTGMGSRFTPNSQNQAVYEKLYTEVYKPLFPTLQSLVQRLTDLTQVEQ; encoded by the coding sequence ATGATGAATCACAACCAGTTAATAATAGGAATCGATAGTAGTACAACTGCCTGTAAAGCGATCGCTTGGAACAAAGAAGGAAAATCTATAGCCGAAGGAAGAGCACAATATCCGTTATTACAGCCGCAAGCAAATTGGTACGAGCAGGATGCAGCCCAATGGTGGCAAAGCACTTGTAATGCTATCAAGCAATTGCTTCTGCAAGTAGATAAAAAACGGGTAGAGGCAGTTTGTATTACCCATCAACGGGAAACTTTTGTACCTGTAGATCGTGAAGGTAAAGCAGTTCGCAATGCCATTGTCTGGATGGACAAACGCAGCCGTCAGCAAGTGAATTTTTTGGCAAAGAAAATCGGCGCAGAAAAAATTAACCAACTAACGGGTAAACCAAATGCGATGACTCCTTCCATTACCAAAATTATTTGGCTTACCCAGCACGAACCAGAAACTATTACCCGCACCTACAAATTCTTAGACGTTCATGGCTACTTAGTATACCATTTGACTAACAATTTCCGCACTAGTTTAGCTTCTGCTGACCCAATGGGAGTCATGGATATGCAAGCTAATACTTGGGCAGATGATTTACTCACCTGTTTGGGACTACAACAAGGACAATTTTCCTCCTTAGTACAACCAGGTTCGATAATTGGCTATGTCAATGAAAGTGCAGCAGCAGCGACAGGATTGCCTTCCGGTTTACCCGTAATTGCTGGTGCTGGAGATGGTCAGTGTGCGGGTTTGGGTGCAAATGCTGTTGGCAATAACCGCGCCTATCTAAACTTAGGCACTGCGATCGTCAGTGGTATCCAAAGCAGTGATTATCTAGTCAATCCAGCCTTCCGTACTATGTATGCGCCCATGCCAAAATCTTATTTTCTGGAAACCGTGTTATTGGGCGGTGTATTCACGATCAATTGGTTTATAGAAAAATTTGCCCGTGACTTGCGCGATTCTAATTTAAACCTCAGTCCGGAAGAAATTCTGGAAACAGCGGCGGCAAAATTACCTCCAGGTTCAGATGGGTTGATGTTAGTACCTTACTGGAATTATGTCATGAATCCTTATTGGGATGCCAGCGCCTCTGGTATTACTATTGGTTGGACGGGAACACATGGACGGGAACATCTTTATCGGGCAATTCTGGAAGGGATTGCTTTTGAACAAAGACTTGTAGGGGATGCAGTCATGGCAGCAATGGATCGAAGGTTCAGCGAATATGTAGTTATGGGTGGTGGTAGTCAAAGCAATCTTTGGTGCCAAATTGTTGCTGATATTACGGATGTACCAGTAGTACGTTCTACGACTACCGAAGCCACTTGTTTGGGAGCGGGTATTCTCGCATCCGTTGCAGTGGGGTGGTATCCCGATCTTCATATTGCTGCTGAATCAATGACGGGTATGGGGTCACGTTTTACACCAAATTCCCAAAACCAAGCTGTTTACGAAAAACTGTATACTGAAGTCTATAAACCATTATTTCCTACCTTGCAGTCATTAGTGCAGCGATTAACTGATTTAACTCAAGTTGAGCAATAA
- a CDS encoding IS5 family transposase encodes MYRKQGQTSIPTENFELPFEGKLSEDNRWVMMAAFIPWTEFEEEYSSFFSVEMGAPAKSFRMALGALIIKEKLGISDRETVEQIKENPYLQYFIGMSYYSNEAPFDASMLVHFRERISVELVNKVNQEMVKKMLEATSSKLSEKKTESPEEEGETPKNRGKLIIDATCAPGDISYPTDLELLNQARKQTEKIIDLLYEQTLGQLEKKPRTYRERARKDYLAVAKKRRVSQKDRRKAIRKQLQYIKRNLSHIEQLIISGASLEDLSHRQYKMLLVVAEVYRQQLWLYENKKQSIDDRIVSLTQPHIRPIVRGKAGKSVEFGAKLSASCFEGYIFLDHISWDNFNESGDLKAQVEAFKNYTGYYPESVHVDKIYRTRENRAWCKERGIIMSGPPLGRPPANVSKEKKKQDLESERIRNCIEGKFGQGKRRFSLNRVMTKLAHTSETAIAITFLVMNLSTQLSRLFYAFLCLFFKTTPFSPFTIIENNQSLNHR; translated from the coding sequence ATGTACCGAAAACAGGGACAAACTTCAATCCCAACTGAAAACTTTGAACTCCCGTTCGAGGGCAAGTTATCAGAAGATAATCGTTGGGTAATGATGGCTGCTTTCATTCCTTGGACAGAATTTGAAGAAGAATATTCTTCATTTTTCTCAGTAGAGATGGGAGCACCTGCCAAATCTTTTCGGATGGCATTAGGGGCATTAATAATCAAAGAAAAGTTGGGGATAAGCGATAGAGAAACAGTAGAGCAAATTAAAGAAAATCCTTATCTACAGTACTTTATAGGAATGTCATATTATAGTAATGAAGCTCCATTTGATGCATCAATGTTGGTACATTTTCGGGAAAGAATTAGTGTGGAGCTTGTTAACAAAGTGAATCAAGAAATGGTGAAGAAGATGCTAGAAGCAACATCTTCTAAACTATCTGAAAAAAAAACAGAATCACCAGAAGAAGAAGGTGAGACACCCAAAAATCGGGGAAAATTAATAATAGATGCAACTTGTGCTCCGGGTGATATCAGCTATCCGACAGATTTAGAGCTACTCAATCAAGCAAGAAAACAGACAGAGAAAATTATAGACTTACTTTACGAACAGACTTTGGGTCAATTAGAGAAAAAACCAAGAACCTATAGAGAGAGGGCTAGAAAGGATTATCTAGCAGTCGCTAAAAAACGTCGCGTTTCCCAAAAAGACAGGAGAAAAGCAATTAGAAAACAACTTCAATATATCAAAAGAAACTTATCTCATATTGAACAGCTAATTATTTCAGGAGCCTCTCTGGAAGATTTAAGTCACAGACAATATAAGATGTTGCTTGTAGTTGCAGAAGTCTACCGTCAACAACTCTGGTTGTATGAAAATAAAAAACAGAGTATTGACGACCGCATTGTCAGTTTAACCCAACCACATATCCGTCCAATTGTCCGAGGGAAAGCTGGTAAATCGGTAGAATTTGGGGCAAAATTGTCTGCTAGTTGCTTTGAAGGATATATATTTTTAGACCATATAAGTTGGGATAATTTTAATGAATCAGGAGACTTAAAAGCTCAAGTAGAAGCCTTTAAAAATTACACAGGGTACTATCCAGAATCTGTTCATGTTGATAAAATTTATCGCACAAGAGAGAACCGAGCTTGGTGTAAAGAAAGAGGTATTATAATGAGCGGACCTCCTTTAGGAAGACCCCCAGCTAATGTTAGTAAAGAAAAAAAGAAACAAGATTTAGAATCTGAGAGAATTCGTAATTGTATTGAGGGAAAATTTGGACAGGGGAAAAGAAGATTTAGCCTCAATCGCGTGATGACGAAACTTGCTCATACTTCTGAAACTGCAATTGCTATTACTTTTTTAGTGATGAATCTTTCTACTCAGCTCTCGCGGCTATTTTATGCTTTTTTATGTCTATTTTTTAAAACTACACCTTTTTCCCCATTTACTATTATTGAAAATAATCAGTCCTTAAATCATAGATAG
- a CDS encoding GMC oxidoreductase has protein sequence MAVVDSEFRVHGTRNLRIVDASVFPHVPSYFDCHTNLHN, from the coding sequence ATGGCTGTGGTGGATAGTGAATTCCGCGTTCATGGTACGCGCAATTTGCGGATCGTAGATGCTTCAGTCTTCCCGCACGTTCCTAGTTACTTTGATTGTCACACCAATCTACATAATTAG
- a CDS encoding sensor histidine kinase: protein MRQSLWLAQWSQFIQVIWNWLSRSAQYWLARFKSPQESTDYLTWKHQFLQKRLRLGLWLALFWHLIVSADGLHSVLFEFERLRAIALNSYGDAGIAAQWRGASIVYYVVANVLILACLIGQKTTWGRRYPEALFLLFACSLSNLVHIIFTFFSLPETPNPLLFLIIAILVPVHWRLHLIYQALSIAYYAIFYPITGVATLEYAKIYDLYSGEIIIQLACACSVSILSVYLYERLKRSEFEANRQLRIFLHSVSHDLQTPVVGSSIVLKSLLDKATNEDDKLVIKRSTIERLLQGSNHQLALINSLLEAYTAETQGIILHCQPTRLKPLVDSVLIDLSHSLTKKRIQLINHITDDLPIVNADANQLWRVFRAC, encoded by the coding sequence ATGCGACAATCGCTCTGGTTAGCTCAATGGTCGCAATTTATTCAAGTGATTTGGAACTGGCTAAGTCGATCTGCTCAATATTGGCTGGCACGCTTTAAGTCACCTCAAGAATCGACAGACTACTTGACCTGGAAACATCAATTTTTACAAAAGCGGTTACGTCTGGGACTATGGCTAGCGTTATTTTGGCATTTGATCGTATCGGCTGATGGTCTTCATTCTGTTTTGTTTGAGTTTGAGAGATTAAGAGCAATTGCCCTCAATTCCTATGGAGATGCAGGGATCGCCGCTCAATGGAGAGGGGCATCTATAGTCTACTATGTAGTCGCTAATGTCTTGATATTGGCTTGTTTGATTGGGCAAAAAACGACCTGGGGACGACGGTATCCTGAAGCACTATTTCTGCTTTTTGCCTGTTCCTTGAGCAATCTTGTACATATTATTTTCACTTTCTTCAGTCTTCCTGAAACACCAAACCCCCTGTTATTTCTCATTATTGCAATTCTGGTTCCAGTGCATTGGAGGTTACATCTCATCTATCAAGCCCTATCCATTGCCTATTATGCGATTTTCTATCCCATAACTGGCGTGGCTACCCTTGAGTACGCGAAGATCTACGATCTTTACTCAGGGGAAATTATTATCCAACTCGCTTGCGCTTGCTCGGTCAGCATTCTATCAGTATACCTATACGAACGCTTGAAACGCTCAGAGTTTGAAGCTAATCGCCAACTACGGATATTTCTGCATTCTGTGTCGCATGATTTACAGACTCCAGTTGTTGGTAGCTCAATCGTGTTGAAAAGCTTGTTGGATAAAGCTACAAATGAAGATGATAAGCTTGTAATAAAGCGATCGACAATCGAACGGTTACTGCAAGGGAGCAATCACCAGCTTGCCTTGATTAATTCTCTTCTCGAAGCTTACACTGCTGAAACACAAGGTATTATTCTCCATTGTCAACCAACTCGACTAAAGCCGTTGGTAGATTCAGTCTTAATCGATTTAAGCCACAGTTTAACCAAAAAACGCATTCAACTCATTAATCACATCACGGACGATCTCCCTATTGTGAACGCCGATGCAAACCAGCTTTGGCGGGTATTTAGGGCTTGCTGA
- the murI gene encoding glutamate racemase — protein MCMNPSAPIGVFDSGVGGLSVLRAIRTELPHEHLCYIADSGHVPYGTKTPEYLQQRALELTRFLLVQGAKALVIACNTATVAAVANLRATFSVPIIAVEPAVKPAVALTKTGIVGVLATAATSASAQFESLRKRFGASVTILTQACPQLVTQVEAGDLTSPMTRILIEQYTAPLLTAGADTLVLGCTHYPFLGPLIDDVVGPSVTIIDTGVAVTRQLSRVLAAQNLLNVDLIPGSEHFWTSGKMQTTQGVISTLWGHAVTVQRLPQTVA, from the coding sequence ATGTGTATGAACCCTTCCGCACCAATTGGCGTTTTTGACTCTGGGGTAGGTGGCTTGTCGGTGTTACGTGCTATTCGCACGGAGCTACCCCACGAACACTTGTGCTATATAGCAGACTCCGGTCACGTTCCATATGGCACCAAAACGCCAGAGTATCTCCAACAGCGTGCGCTGGAGCTTACCCGTTTTCTGCTTGTACAGGGTGCAAAGGCACTGGTGATTGCTTGCAACACTGCAACTGTTGCCGCAGTGGCAAACCTCCGCGCAACGTTTTCCGTACCTATTATTGCGGTAGAGCCTGCTGTGAAGCCAGCAGTAGCGTTAACTAAAACGGGTATCGTGGGTGTACTTGCAACTGCTGCGACGTCCGCGAGTGCTCAGTTTGAATCATTGCGAAAACGCTTTGGAGCAAGCGTTACGATCCTTACACAAGCGTGTCCGCAACTTGTTACGCAAGTCGAGGCTGGTGACCTCACCAGTCCGATGACGCGTATATTGATTGAGCAGTATACGGCACCACTGTTGACGGCTGGCGCAGATACACTTGTGCTAGGCTGCACGCATTATCCCTTCCTCGGTCCACTCATTGACGATGTAGTGGGACCTAGTGTGACCATAATCGATACGGGCGTGGCTGTCACGCGTCAGCTGTCGCGGGTACTTGCAGCGCAGAATCTATTGAATGTAGATCTGATACCTGGTAGTGAGCATTTTTGGACGAGTGGTAAGATGCAGACAACGCAAGGTGTCATTTCTACTCTATGGGGTCACGCAGTAACCGTGCAACGGCTGCCTCAAACGGTTGCGTGA
- a CDS encoding sensor histidine kinase — protein MQLTLDANVVESGQICKQVRVWEHNGVESVKQLVQPQAPMLLCMVRDSGIGIAPEQCQHLFELYARGTKARYTPGLGLGLYLCKQIVEAHGGKISLVSCVGEGSTFWFTLPLDPTRS, from the coding sequence ATTCAGCTAACGTTGGATGCGAATGTGGTAGAATCTGGGCAGATCTGCAAGCAGGTAAGAGTATGGGAACACAACGGAGTGGAAAGCGTGAAACAACTCGTTCAGCCTCAAGCTCCAATGCTGCTCTGTATGGTACGAGATAGCGGCATCGGTATTGCTCCAGAGCAATGCCAGCACTTATTTGAACTCTACGCACGTGGGACAAAGGCACGGTACACGCCGGGATTAGGATTAGGGCTGTATCTTTGCAAGCAAATTGTTGAGGCGCATGGTGGTAAAATTAGCCTTGTTAGTTGTGTGGGCGAAGGATCGACGTTTTGGTTCACCTTGCCCTTAGACCCAACCCGATCTTAG
- a CDS encoding response regulator translates to MPSLTDTFSLQFSDSRILIVEDDPVMRLGLEHLLEEYPQLQIIGQVEDGYSGIEAALELKPDLVIMDIGLPELDGIAATQKIKASLPMVRVMMLTSHKSEQEIIAALSSGADGYCVKGLGLEKLVMAIACIQDGAAYLDPQIAQCVVKHLQPAVRAKAANPLSERERMVLELIVEGHSNPEIALMLHISLSTVKVHIRSIMSKLAVDDRVQVAVAALRSGWV, encoded by the coding sequence ATGCCCTCTTTAACAGATACTTTTAGCCTTCAATTTTCCGATTCGCGCATCCTAATTGTGGAAGATGACCCAGTGATGCGTTTGGGTTTAGAGCATCTTTTGGAAGAATATCCTCAATTGCAAATTATCGGTCAAGTGGAGGATGGTTACTCTGGCATTGAGGCAGCGCTTGAACTTAAGCCAGATTTGGTGATTATGGATATTGGTTTGCCGGAGCTGGATGGCATTGCTGCTACTCAGAAAATTAAAGCTAGCTTGCCAATGGTACGGGTAATGATGCTCACTTCGCATAAATCAGAACAGGAAATTATTGCGGCTCTATCAAGCGGGGCAGATGGATATTGTGTGAAAGGCTTAGGATTAGAAAAGTTGGTGATGGCGATCGCCTGCATTCAAGATGGAGCCGCCTATCTCGATCCTCAAATTGCTCAGTGCGTCGTTAAACACCTACAGCCCGCCGTTCGTGCTAAAGCAGCGAATCCACTAAGTGAAAGAGAGCGTATGGTGCTAGAGCTAATTGTTGAAGGGCACAGTAACCCCGAAATTGCACTAATGCTGCACATTAGCCTCAGCACCGTAAAAGTCCATATCCGCAGCATTATGAGCAAGTTAGCAGTTGATGACCGGGTACAAGTAGCTGTTGCGGCGCTAAGATCGGGTTGGGTCTAA
- a CDS encoding serine hydrolase: MLSADTATWTVPDTVGLNHPQIFFTVGADLLDLESHSAELALHSLSGDYSHDILLNKSGNDILIGGDAHDLLRGGDGDDYLHGGAGCDFLRGGSGQDWLIGGSAKDLLVGDRGNDLLFGQAGDDLIFGNQGNDSLDGGTGCDRLLAGDGSDILIDRDGGDIFSGGHDSDQFCIGEGTMGATQIKDFQIGIDSIKFLKLGVTFDQLSFCENDFGTSIFYQGQQLAVLHGVNSDDLTPRDFLFGDASLMEDLQIALDRVSEQESPGATLAVVTPDGFVWTGAGGVGNLKNQTPMQTSDRLDVASVTKPMVSAIVLQLMQEGQLSLDNSLSQWLPEVSSHIENSETITLRNLLNHSSGIPDYLGEYNEALKVNPTQSGSPQEFLKYIDGKPTNFQPGDGFSYSNTNYVLLGLVVEAVTGESLASQLRERIFEPLSMNDSFYAPQEVVPGSFQPGYTTFFSTDGTLEISSVSPTARGFGDGGVVSTAADLSRFIQALVNGELLAPTTFKQMVQDRYPGSDPQANFNYGLGLQQIKLTEDIELWGHTGGTDGSTTQMFYSPNQQFTAVTMNNISFRDGVGLQFGNEVVEAILSFEER; the protein is encoded by the coding sequence ATGCTAAGTGCTGATACGGCTACTTGGACAGTCCCAGACACTGTTGGGTTGAACCATCCCCAGATTTTTTTTACTGTAGGGGCAGATCTTCTAGACTTGGAATCTCATTCTGCTGAATTAGCCCTTCATTCTCTCTCTGGAGACTATAGTCACGATATTTTACTGAACAAAAGTGGAAACGACATATTGATAGGGGGAGATGCCCACGATCTACTCAGGGGAGGCGACGGTGATGACTATCTCCATGGGGGAGCGGGTTGCGATTTCCTCAGAGGTGGCTCTGGACAGGATTGGCTTATTGGTGGTAGTGCAAAGGATTTGTTGGTAGGCGATCGCGGCAATGACCTGTTATTTGGGCAAGCCGGAGACGATCTAATTTTTGGGAATCAGGGTAATGATTCTTTAGACGGAGGTACTGGGTGCGATCGCTTATTAGCAGGTGATGGTAGTGACATCCTGATTGATCGTGACGGTGGCGACATCTTCAGCGGCGGGCATGATAGCGATCAGTTTTGCATTGGTGAGGGTACTATGGGCGCAACTCAAATTAAAGACTTTCAAATTGGGATTGACTCGATTAAATTTCTCAAACTTGGGGTGACATTTGACCAACTCAGCTTTTGCGAGAACGATTTTGGTACCAGCATTTTCTACCAGGGACAACAACTAGCAGTACTGCACGGTGTCAACTCAGACGATCTAACGCCCAGAGATTTTCTGTTCGGAGATGCGAGCTTGATGGAGGATTTACAAATCGCCTTGGATCGGGTTAGCGAACAAGAAAGTCCCGGTGCAACACTTGCAGTTGTAACGCCTGACGGCTTTGTTTGGACGGGTGCAGGCGGAGTCGGTAATTTAAAAAACCAAACTCCCATGCAAACGAGCGATCGCCTGGATGTGGCGAGTGTGACCAAGCCGATGGTATCGGCGATCGTACTCCAACTAATGCAAGAAGGTCAGTTAAGTCTGGACAACTCCCTTAGCCAGTGGCTGCCCGAGGTTAGCAGTCATATTGAAAACAGCGAAACTATCACCCTACGTAATTTGCTGAACCACAGTAGTGGTATTCCTGATTACTTGGGTGAGTATAACGAGGCTCTTAAGGTCAATCCGACACAAAGTGGTAGCCCCCAAGAGTTTCTGAAGTACATCGACGGAAAGCCGACCAATTTTCAACCCGGAGACGGCTTTAGCTATAGCAATACGAATTATGTTCTGCTGGGATTGGTGGTAGAAGCCGTGACAGGTGAAAGCCTTGCCAGCCAACTCCGAGAACGCATTTTTGAGCCACTAAGTATGAACGATTCTTTTTATGCTCCACAGGAGGTTGTACCAGGAAGCTTCCAGCCCGGATATACTACCTTTTTCTCAACAGATGGTACCCTGGAAATTTCTTCTGTTTCTCCCACAGCACGGGGCTTCGGAGATGGCGGCGTAGTTTCTACGGCTGCTGATTTGTCTCGCTTTATCCAAGCTCTAGTCAATGGGGAGTTGCTGGCACCCACCACCTTCAAGCAGATGGTGCAAGACCGCTACCCAGGTTCAGATCCGCAGGCTAACTTTAACTATGGTCTTGGACTTCAACAAATCAAGCTGACAGAGGATATCGAACTGTGGGGGCATACTGGCGGTACAGATGGGAGTACCACACAAATGTTCTACTCTCCAAATCAACAATTTACGGCAGTGACAATGAATAACATCAGTTTTAGAGATGGCGTTGGTCTCCAGTTCGGGAATGAGGTAGTTGAAGCGATCCTTAGCTTTGAAGAACGATGA
- a CDS encoding NAD(P)H-dependent glycerol-3-phosphate dehydrogenase, with translation MVKILILGAGVMGTALSVPLTDNGHIVNLVGTHLDGDIIAKLQAGFPHPRLGIQVAESVTAYSYDQLSQAIQGVDLVVIGVNSHGIKWAALALSSVLSADIPILMVTKGLAGDGEKLSILPDVICANLPNTISDRIQIAAIGGPSIAQELAVRRHTCVMFTSTNQALLSHLAELARTPYYHIWTSTDTIGTEVCVALKNVYALAVGLVIGFLEKAGKAVNDAEMHNLAAAIFAQGMWETAYLVNKMGGKPESVYTLPGSGDLYVTCQGGRNSRMGRLLGLGIPYSQAKAEYMPNDTVEGASLALAIGQTVENMLHKGDLDDIALPLLRTMIDIVCHDAPAIIPWDRFFATGAAKTPLQTYRLMIK, from the coding sequence ATGGTGAAAATTTTAATTTTAGGCGCAGGCGTGATGGGAACAGCCTTAAGTGTACCTCTCACTGATAACGGACATATCGTTAATTTAGTTGGTACGCACCTAGACGGTGATATTATTGCCAAGTTACAAGCGGGCTTTCCCCATCCCCGTTTGGGTATCCAGGTAGCAGAAAGTGTTACAGCTTATAGCTATGACCAATTGAGTCAAGCCATACAAGGTGTAGACTTGGTTGTCATTGGCGTTAATTCTCACGGTATAAAATGGGCGGCTCTTGCTCTCAGTTCAGTATTGTCAGCAGATATTCCCATATTAATGGTTACGAAGGGATTGGCAGGTGATGGCGAAAAACTATCAATTTTGCCTGATGTTATATGCGCTAATTTGCCAAATACTATTAGCGATCGCATCCAAATTGCAGCTATTGGCGGTCCTTCCATTGCCCAAGAATTAGCAGTCCGCCGCCATACTTGCGTGATGTTTACCAGTACAAATCAAGCTTTGTTGTCACACTTGGCAGAGTTAGCGCGGACTCCTTACTATCACATTTGGACAAGTACCGATACAATCGGCACTGAAGTGTGTGTCGCTCTGAAAAATGTCTACGCCCTTGCTGTTGGCTTAGTTATCGGCTTTTTGGAAAAAGCAGGTAAAGCTGTCAATGATGCAGAAATGCACAATTTGGCTGCGGCTATCTTTGCTCAAGGTATGTGGGAGACAGCTTACTTGGTAAACAAGATGGGAGGTAAACCCGAAAGCGTTTACACTCTTCCCGGTTCCGGAGATCTGTACGTTACCTGTCAGGGTGGACGTAACAGCCGTATGGGTCGTTTGCTAGGTTTGGGTATCCCCTACAGCCAAGCGAAAGCTGAATATATGCCAAATGATACTGTTGAAGGTGCTTCCTTAGCTTTAGCAATTGGGCAAACGGTAGAAAATATGCTCCACAAAGGTGATTTGGATGATATCGCCCTACCTTTATTACGCACCATGATCGACATAGTCTGTCATGATGCTCCGGCAATTATTCCTTGGGATAGGTTCTTTGCTACTGGCGCTGCGAAAACACCATTACAAACTTATCGATTAATGATTAAATAG